A genomic segment from uncultured Methanobrevibacter sp. encodes:
- a CDS encoding alcohol dehydrogenase catalytic domain-containing protein, with protein MINIVYRLVAPKLLEEVYTDLDLEKGVIVRPTYLSICKADQRYYFGKRAPEVIEQKLPMALIHESIGTVVKDNTGTYNVGDNVVMIPNLPMKADDFIGENYRQSSKFRSSGSDGFMEEYVSLTADRLVRIPDEINLEVASFIELISVSVHAISRFLKLSHKRKNTIAVWGDGSFGYITALCLKIMFPESEIIVVGMHEEKLSMFTFADRTFLASELPEDISIDHAFECVGSSSANDAIDQIIETINPEGTVSLLGVSEFNISVNTRKILEKGLRIFGTNRSTREDFKTVIDLLEENEDMVHYLESLITQVIEINTLDDINHAFESDKNLRFGKTIMKWEI; from the coding sequence GTGATAAATATTGTATATAGGTTAGTGGCTCCAAAGCTTTTGGAAGAGGTTTACACGGATTTGGATTTGGAAAAAGGAGTTATCGTTAGACCTACCTATCTTTCCATCTGCAAAGCGGATCAAAGGTATTACTTTGGTAAAAGAGCACCGGAAGTCATTGAACAGAAATTGCCTATGGCTTTAATCCATGAATCCATAGGTACAGTTGTAAAGGATAATACGGGAACTTATAATGTTGGAGACAACGTTGTAATGATTCCAAATCTGCCAATGAAAGCGGATGATTTTATTGGAGAAAATTATAGGCAGTCCAGCAAATTCAGATCAAGCGGTTCAGATGGATTTATGGAAGAGTATGTTTCCCTTACAGCAGACAGATTGGTAAGGATTCCGGATGAAATCAACTTGGAAGTTGCTTCCTTCATTGAGCTTATTTCCGTAAGTGTTCATGCGATAAGCAGATTCCTAAAGCTTTCCCACAAGCGCAAAAACACCATTGCAGTTTGGGGAGACGGAAGTTTTGGATATATAACAGCCCTTTGCCTGAAGATCATGTTTCCAGAGTCTGAAATAATTGTTGTAGGAATGCATGAGGAAAAGTTGAGCATGTTCACTTTTGCAGACAGAACTTTCCTGGCAAGCGAGCTTCCTGAGGATATCAGCATAGATCATGCTTTTGAATGTGTAGGATCATCAAGTGCAAATGATGCAATTGACCAGATAATCGAAACCATCAATCCTGAAGGAACAGTATCCCTTTTAGGAGTTTCTGAGTTCAACATTTCCGTAAATACAAGAAAAATACTTGAAAAGGGGCTTAGAATATTTGGAACCAATAGAAGCACTAGAGAAGATTTCAAAACGGTCATCGATTTACTTGAAGAAAATGAGGATATGGTTCATTATTTGGAAAGCCTTATTACACAGGTAATAGAAATAAATACTTTGGATGATATTAATCATGCCTTTGAATCGGATAAGAACCTTAGATTTGGTAAGACCATTATGAAATGGGAAATTTAA